One part of the Raphanus sativus cultivar WK10039 chromosome 7, ASM80110v3, whole genome shotgun sequence genome encodes these proteins:
- the LOC108817675 gene encoding putative defensin-like protein 86, whose translation MVFSLICIPTISGEIKKCGMKCYSTPECNTTCIHEGYEKGICLQNDYGSLDCCCQGNLRSNHVDSPI comes from the exons ATGGTGTTTTCTCTAATCTGCATACCCACAATTTCAG GAGAAATCAAAAAATGTGGGATGAAATGTTATAGCACACCGGAATGCAACACAACATGCATACATGAAGGATACGAAAAAGGGATATGTCTGCAAAACGATTACGGTAGTCTTGATTGTTGCTGCCAAGGTAATCTTAGATCTAATCATGTTGATTCTCCAATTTGA
- the LOC108815128 gene encoding divinyl chlorophyllide a 8-vinyl-reductase, chloroplastic — MSLSFPFNVIASYTLKPKTFLRDSKLVSRSHHSFPLPSTLQTHEPSSKNLFKLTKISRLEPISSLGISETDTSSSSSSPSPSFRNKPPNEINVLVVGSTGYIGRFVVKELVKRGFNVIAVAREKSGVRGKNDKEETLKQLRGSNVCFSDVTDLNSLEQSVESLGLGIDVVVSCIASRNGGIKDSWKIDYEATKNSLLAGKKHGATHFVLLSAICVQKPLLEFQRAKLKFESELMMQDSTFTYSIVRPTAFFKSLGGQVEIVKDGKPYVMFGDGKLCACKPISEEDLASFIADCVLEEEKINKVLPVGGPGKALTPLEQGEILFRILGREPKFLRVPIEIMDFVIGVLDGVAKVFPGVAEAAEFGKIGRYYAAESMLILDPETGEYSEEMTPSYGKDTLEDFFEKVVREGMAGQELGEQFF, encoded by the coding sequence ATGTCACTTTCTTTCCCCTTCAACGTCATCGCTTCCTACACACTCAAACCCAAAACCTTCCTCAGAGATTCCAAACTCGTTTCACGATCTCACCACTCCTTTCCTCTCCCTTCCACTCTCCAAACCCATGAACCCTCCTCGAAGAATCTCTTCAAGCTCACGAAGATATCAAGACTCGAACCAATTTCATCTCTTGGAATCTCAGAGACCGAtacatcgtcttcttcttcctctccctctccctcctTCAGGAACAAACCCCCTAACGAGATTAACGTTCTCGTCGTCGGCTCCACCGGGTACATAGGCAGATTCGTGGTCAAAGAGCTCGTCAAAAGAGGGTTCAACGTGATCGCCGTGGCGAGAGAGAAGAGCGGCGTCAGAGGCAAAAACGACAAGGAAGAGACTTTAAAACAGCTCCGAGGCTCCAACGTGTGTTTCTCAGACGTCACCGATTTAAACTCTCTCGAACAATCAGTGGAGAGTCTCGGCCTAGGCATCGACGTCGTCGTCTCCTGTATCGCTAGCCGCAACGGAGGGATCAAAGACTCGTGGAAGATCGACTACGAAGCCACCAAGAACAGTCTCCTCGCAGGCAAGAAGCACGGCGCGACGCACTTCGTCCTCCTCTCCGCCATCTGCGTGCAGAAGCCTCTCCTCGAGTTTCAGCGAGCCAAGCTCAAGTTCGAATCCGAGCTGATGATGCAAGACTCCACCTTTACGTACAGCATCGTGAGACCGACGGCTTTCTTCAAGAGCTTAGGTGGACAGGTGGAGATAGTCAAAGACGGGAAGCCTTACGTGATGTTCGGAGACGGGAAGCTCTGCGCTTGCAAACCCATCAGCGAGGAGGATTTAGCTTCGTTTATAGCGGACTGCGTGTTGGAAGAGGAGAAGATCAATAAGGTGTTGCCTGTTGGGGGTCCAGGGAAGGCGTTGACGCCGTTGGAGCAAGGGGAGATTCTGTTTAGGATACTCGGGAGAGAGCCTAAGTTCTTGAGAGTGCCTATAGAGATTATGGACTTTGTGATTGGGGTGCTTGATGGTGTGGCGAAGGTGTTTCCTGGTGTTGCGGAGGCTGCTGAGTTTGGGAAGATCGGGAGGTACTATGCTGCGGAGAGTATGTTGATTCTTGATCCGGAGACTGGGGAGTATAGTGAGGAGATGACGCCGAGTTATGGGAAGGATACGCTTGAGGACTTTTTTGAGAAGGTGGTTAGAGAAGGGATGGCTGGTCAAGAGCTTGGTGAACAATTCTTCTAG
- the LOC108817672 gene encoding E3 ubiquitin-protein ligase MIEL1 has product MEASPNDRLHFGIMGFGCDHYNRRCQIRAPCCNEVFPCRHCHNESTSTLRNIYDRHELVRQDVKQVICSVCDTEQPVAKVCTNCGVNMGEYFCDICKFYDDNTEKEQFHCDDCGICRVGGRENFFHCKKCGSCYAIGLRNNHRCVEDSMRHHCPICYEYLFDSLKDTTVMKCGHTMHCECYQEMLKRDKFCCPICSRSVIDMSKTWQRMDEEIEATSMPSDYRDKKVWILCNDCNDTTEVYFHIIGQKCGHCRSYNTRAVAPPVLPQ; this is encoded by the exons ATGGAAGCCTCACCCAATGATCGCCTTCATTTCGGAATAATGGGTTTCGG GTGCGACCATTACAATAGGAGATGCCAAATCAGAGCTCCATGTTGCAACGAAGTCTTCCCTTGTCGCCATTGTCACAATGAGAGCACT AGCACATTGCGTAATATCTATGACCGTCACGAGCTTGTTCGTCAAGATGTTAAACAA GTGATTTGCTCTGTTTGCGATACAGAGCAGCCG GTAGCCAAAGTTTGCACCAACTGTGGTGTCAACATGGGAGAGTACTTCTGCGATATCTGCAAGTTCTATGATGACAAT ACTGAAAAAGAACAGTTCCATTGTGATGACTGTGGAATTTGCAG AGTTGGTGGGCGTGAGAACTTCTTTCATTGCAAGAAGTGTG gtTCTTGTTATGCGATTGGGCTGCGCAACAACCATCGCTGCGTTGAGGATTCAATGCGGCATCACTGTCCCATTTGTTACGAG TATCTCTTTGACTCTCTTAAAGACACAACAGTGATGAAATGCGGACACACCATGCACTGTGAATGCTATCAGGAGATGCTCAAGCGTGACAA aTTTTGCTGTCCGATTTGCTCGAGGTCGGTGATTGATATGTCAAAAACATGGCAGAGAATGGATGAAGAG ATTGAAGCTACTTCTATGCCTTCAGATTATCGCGACAAGAAG GTTTGGATACTGTGCAATGACTGTAACGACACAACAGAGGTATACTTCCATATAATCGGTCAGAAATGTGGACACTGTAGATCTTACAACACCAGAGCCGTCGCACCTCCTGTCCTTCCTCAATGA